The Rhodospirillaceae bacterium DNA window AAAGGCAAGTCACCTACCTGAAACTTGAATTGTTCATGTGGCCATGCAAACTCTTCTTCGCTGGCATTGGCCGGTGTAAACGAAAACATCCCAAACTTTGCAAGAGCTGCAAGAGATGCAGCCTTTGCGCTGACTTCCATAAAGTCTCTTCTATTCATAAAATCCTCCCTAAAACGTATTGGCGTGTGTGCAAGTTGTCCTTGCTACTGTTGTAACGGTATAAATATCACAATTAGTACTCTAACACGTCTTCGAAGAAATTATTTTTCATAAAATAACCAAAAAAGGTTATGAATGATCCAGAACTTTTTCTATTAGAGTAAAATTAGTTCGTGTAGGCGCTTTTGGCATTGCTACCAAACTCCAATAGAGCAAAGGGCCTAGATCCTGGTTAGCTTAAGGTGGGTTAATTTTTGGTTGGGACTTCTATAGGCCCAGCACCATTTTGGATATGATATTCTTTTGAACTTCGTTTGAACCAGAGTAAATGGAGGACTTCCTCCAATTAAAGTAGTCAGGGGCTAGATGGGCACCATATTCCGGGCCCACAGGCGTTTCGTTCCAGCCAGGTTCTGCTGATTCTGGTAGAAAGGGATTGGCATAGTAGCCAATAGCTTCGAGCATCAATTCGCTGATTTTTTGCTGCATTTCGCTCCCACGGATCTTCAGCAAGTTCACTTCTGTTCCAGGGGTTTCCCCTAAGTTTGCTGCCGACACTGCCCGTAATTCCGTGTATTCAAGCGCCATCAAATCAATCTCCGCCTTGGAAATCTTATCACGGAATGTTGGTTCTTCAATAAGCTTGCCACCACTGGATTGTTCGCCTCGGGCTATTTCTTTCAGCCTTTGAAGTTGGCGTTTTTGTGCTCCAATAGCTGCAACCGAAGCGCGTTCGTGTTTTAGTAAAAATTTAGCGTAGGTCCATCCCTTGTTTTCTTCCCCAACCAGGTTGGTGGCAGGCACCCGTACATCTGTAAAAAACACCTGATTGATCTCATGGCCTCCATCCAGGGTAATGAGAGGTCGCACTTCAATTCCCGGGTCGTGCATATTAATAAGAAGAAATGAAATGCCTTCCTGCTTTTTGACATCCGTATCGGTCCGAACCAGGCAAAAAATCATATCCGCCCAGTGCGCACTGGTGGTCCAGATTTTGGAACCGTTCACTACATAATCATCGCCGTCACGAACGGCTCTTGTTTTGAGGGAGGCAAGGTCAGAGCCAGAGCTGGGTTCGGAGTACCCTTGGCACCACATATCTTCGCCCGACAGAATTCGCGGCAGGAAATACTCTTTTTGCTCTGCACTGCCAAACTCCATTATCACTGGCCCGACCATCGTGGGGCCGAATGGAAGTATACGTGGTACACCAGCCAGTCCTAATTCCTCTTCAAAAATATGTCTTTGGAGGGGGGACCAACCAAGGCCGCCATGTTCAACTGGCCAATGAGGTGCCACCCAACCTTTTTTGTGCAGCGTCTTGTGCCATTCTATGTATTCGTCACGAGTAAGGTTAGAATAGGAAGGTTCGGACCCGCTCAATTGTCGCAACTTTAATTTTTCTTGCACCCTGGGAGGAACGCTATCGCGAAGAAAAGAGGTAATTTCCTCGCGAAAGGCGGCTGCTTCCGTGCCAAAATCGATATTCATACGTTCCTCCTAGCAGCTAGCCGGTTAGCTTTTTCTATCTTATTCTGCCGCGATTGCGGAAGCAGGGGCGTCTACGATGCGAGTTTTAAAGTTAGCGGGGGCAACAATCTCAAGGACTTCGTAGTCCTTCGAATAAGATATTTCCCTATGTGCAATTCCTGGGCGTTGGTTTATGCAGTCACCCTTTTCCATGCGACGGATTCCTTCGTCTTCGTATTCAAACTCAGCCCACCCATTTAATACCAATACAAATTGGAATGTGCAGTCATGCACATGCCACTGTTGCACCTCGTCTGCCATTTCCTTGCCATTAGCTCTAATTATATGTGCAATGTAATCTCCTTTAGTGGCCTCTTCGATGCCGAGATCATTGTACTCAAAGATTTCGCGTAATCCCGGAGTCCATGTAGCCTTTGACCCTTTTTTAATGGAAAAATCCCAATTGTCAGTCATTTGTCCCTCGCTCTTATTATGTGGCAGCCGGTTGGGGCGATATCCCAATGCCAGCGTCTGTGTTGGAAATTATCCTAGAATTCTGCCTACCTTTAGCATGTTCCGCAAGGCCCTGAGGAAATTCCTTTAGTGGAGCTTGGGGGAACCTTTATTTTAGGGTTAGCCTGGCGACGGCTTTCTCATTCAAATCAATCCCAAATCCGGGTTTATCGGATAGCTGCATTTGTCCATCTTTGGGAAGCACAGACTCCCCATATAATTCACCGACTTCGTCTAGAGCTCCAGAAAATTCCAAGGAAAATTCATGTGGCCGGGTGGCCGTTTGGACTGTGGCAAATGTATGTAGTGAGGCAATGGAGTTTATGCCAGCTTGCGGGCTATGAGGCATTATTGGTTTGTCGAGGCTGACAGCCATCTCATAGACTCGTTTTATCTCGGATGGTCCCCCAACATTAAGAATGTCCGGCTGGAGTATGTCGGGGTTCCCAAGTAAAACAAGTTGGTGAAACCACCATCGAAATGAATCTTGTTCCCCGGCAGATACGGCAACGTCTAATGCGTCGGACACCTGTCGGAGACCAGGTAAATCGTAGTGGGGTAGGGGTTCTTCAAAATGATCGATCCCCAGCTCTTCAAATTTTCTGCCTTGTTGAATAGCAGTACTTACGGAATAACCGTTGTTTGCGTCAAAGCCAAGGTAATGTCCTTCCGACAGAAACTCTCGGGCCAATTTGAACATTTCATAGTCTTTTGNGGGNTTTATATCTTGTCGCCAACCNCTCCAATCCATACGAATTTTGAACGCGCGAAAGCCCATATCCCATCCGGCCTCAACTTTNNCNAGCATTTCTGCAGGTTCCAGTTTCCATCCGGACCCAACACTCCAATAGAGAGGGATGGAGGTTCGGGCGGCGCCTCCCATCAGCTTGTACACGGGTAGGCCGGTTTCTTTTCCTAAAATATCCCACAGAGCTATATCGATAATGCCAACCACAAACCCAGGAAGGCGGGAGAACTGCTCCCCTCTTCCTAGGGCAAGAGCCTCCCAATGCCGATCAATTTGGAGTGGGTCCTCTCCAACTAAAATAGGCTTAATTAGGGAATCGAGGTACGCATCGAATACAGTTAGGTTTACGCCGCTGAACTCCCTCCCAAAGCTGGGNCCCTCTGCCCAGCCCTCANTGCCTGANTCGGTTAGCACACGGACGAGAGATTTTCCGATACTTANGTTTGTGGTGGTGATGTCAGTAATTTTCATCTTTTAGTNATTCCTGTTCGTCTTCTGGATAACGCCATGGTTTNTCGGGTTGTTCTGCTTCCGTATCTACCGTCCATTGAGGCAGNGCAAAGTCATCTGTGATATTGTTGAAAAGCATTTTTACTCTTGTGCCGATGCCCACCTGTCGAATGATCTCGGGAGGAGCAAAATCCCCGCTAGTGGTCACTAAATTTCCTCCGATCCGCAAAGCTTCATGTTCTGTTGGCTGTCCCTTCTGGGTATCCAGGTCGACTACTAATGTCATGTACGGAACTTTAGTTTTAAATGCTGGCTGGATNGGGTGGTGAATTTCTCCATAGGAGTGGATNGTTCCCTTTCCTTCAACGAGTGCCCATTCATATTCCCGNTCTCCAGTCCAGGGACAAGCNGTTGTTGGTGGGTACCGTAACAAGCCGCTTTCACTCCCTCTTTGNAAGCGGAATTCTNCCTTCGCACAGAAGCCAAAAAATTCCCGGTTTTCCCTGTCGACGTCTTCAACTGTGAGCATCATGCCCATGTACTCAACTTGTATAGGCATTNNGCNTCTCCTTATCGTNTATCTTTTGCCATAATCATGGCAGATCCAGTGCCGGGGTGGGCCCAACCCAGGTTTGCAGTTAATTCTACGTTCCTTACTTGCCTGCATCCGCCTTCGGCATATGTATAGGTGTGTTGTTTTTTTCCATTCTGATCAGTGGGGCACGAATCATCTACGTCGTGCCGGAGTTGGCGTGTGTTTTCAATTACCATGTTCATTCCGTGTGTATATCCTTCACAGAGATGGCCGCCCGAGGTGTTGTTGGGTCTTGATCCACCTAGTTCTATAGCTCCCGAGGACACGTACGCTCCTCCTTCTCCTTTTTTACAGAAGCCGTAGTCTTCCAGTTGTAACATTGTGGTGAAGGTAAAGGCGTCGTACGAACCCGTCACATCTATATCTTCAGGGCCAACTCCCGCATTTCGAAAGAGAATATTTTTTGCATAGTGTCCTGCTACGGTCGAAATAGGACCTGTTTGGTAGTGCAGATGAATATCNCCNCGAGGTTTNGAGCATCTTCCCACTACAGATTGGATTACCGCGGGGGGATGCGGGCAGTCGCGCGCCCGGTCCAGACGGGTGACAATTATGCAGGTCGCATTATCGGTTTCCACACAACAGTCTAATAAATGGAGAGGTTTGCAAATTATCCGTGACTGGACAACGTCTTCAACGGTGTAACGTTTCTTGTAATATGCCTTTGGGTTGTTGGATGCATGCTTTGAATGAGCAACTTTGACTGCTGCNACCTGCTCCGGGGTGGTNCCGTAATCGTACATATGGCGCAAAAAAGTGGGAGCAAACATTTGTCCGGCGCTCTGCCAGCCGTAGGCGCGATGGTGAATTTGGTCACCTATTATCGGAGTAGCGGAACGTGCCCCTGTTCCCCCAATTCGGACTTGGCTATAACCNTTCATGGCNNGGAATATAGCAACGGTATTGCACATGCCTGCTTCTATCACACCTATGGCTATGCCTATGAGAGCTTCAGTTGAGGANCCNCCGCCATGTACGTCCATATAGAAATTTAGTCGTATTNCGAGGTCATTGGCTATCAAAGGCGANAATGTNGAGTCATTCCCTGANTAACTTAACATGCCATCGATATCTGTCGCCTTCATTCCCGCATCCTTCATGGCATTTCCAACTGCCCAAGTTGCCAGATTGCGAGTAGATTCTTCCGAACCCCTGCGGTAGCTGGTTTCTCCGATNCCAC harbors:
- a CDS encoding pimeloyl-CoA dehydrogenase large subunit encodes the protein MNIDFGTEAAAFREEITSFLRDSVPPRVQEKLKLRQLSGSEPSYSNLTRDEYIEWHKTLHKKGWVAPHWPVEHGGLGWSPLQRHIFEEELGLAGVPRILPFGPTMVGPVIMEFGSAEQKEYFLPRILSGEDMWCQGYSEPSSGSDLASLKTRAVRDGDDYVVNGSKIWTTSAHWADMIFCLVRTDTDVKKQEGISFLLINMHDPGIEVRPLITLDGGHEINQVFFTDVRVPATNLVGEENKGWTYAKFLLKHERASVAAIGAQKRQLQRLKEIARGEQSSGGKLIEEPTFRDKISKAEIDLMALEYTELRAVSAANLGETPGTEVNLLKIRGSEMQQKISELMLEAIGYYANPFLPESAEPGWNETPVGPEYGAHLAPDYFNWRKSSIYSGSNEVQKNIISKMVLGL
- a CDS encoding cupin, yielding MTDNWDFSIKKGSKATWTPGLREIFEYNDLGIEEATKGDYIAHIIRANGKEMADEVQQWHVHDCTFQFVLVLNGWAEFEYEDEGIRRMEKGDCINQRPGIAHREISYSKDYEVLEIVAPANFKTRIVDAPASAIAAE
- a CDS encoding acetyl-CoA acetyltransferase produces the protein MPASTETDASTXKXLRGKYAICGIGETSYRRGSEESTRNLATWAVGNAMKDAGMKATDIDGMLSXSGNDSTXSPLIANDLXIRLNFYMDVHGGGSSTEALIGIAIGVIEAGMCNTVAIFXAMXGYSQVRIGGTGARSATPIIGDQIHHRAYGWQSAGQMFAPTFLRHMYDYGTTPEQVAAVKVAHSKHASNNPKAYYKKRYTVEDVVQSRIICKPLHLLDCCVETDNATCIIVTRLDRARDCPHPPAVIQSVVGRCSKPRGDIHLHYQTGPISTVAGHYAKNILFRNAGVGPEDIDVTGSYDAFTFTTMLQLEDYGFCKKGEGGAYVSSGAIELGGSRPNNTSGGHLCEGYTHGMNMVIENTRQLRHDVDDSCPTDQNGKKQHTYTYAEGGCRQVRNVELTANLGWAHPGTGSAMIMAKDXR